One segment of Capnocytophaga sp. oral taxon 878 DNA contains the following:
- the yaaA gene encoding peroxide stress protein YaaA, with product MKIILSPAKTINETSPIPTTTHTLPIFSAEIEKVATVLQQLNPTQLSSLMSISPKLANLNWQRHQQLHTPLTPAQARPALFAYNGDVYEGLDAYTLTIPQINKLQQSLRILSGLYGLLKPLDLILPYRLEMSIKLPVGSATNLYTFWQNKITQALNDELQEGELFINLASDEYFKAINTTQLKVPIITPVFKDYKGDTLKVISFYAKKARGRMVRYIAQNNIQSINDLKGFNADGYSFSEQHSSANTLVFIR from the coding sequence ATGAAAATCATCCTATCCCCTGCCAAAACCATTAATGAAACCAGCCCTATCCCCACCACCACCCACACCCTACCTATTTTTTCTGCCGAAATAGAAAAGGTAGCCACAGTCCTTCAGCAGCTCAACCCCACCCAGCTCTCCTCCCTTATGAGCATATCCCCCAAGCTCGCCAATCTCAACTGGCAGCGCCACCAGCAGCTGCACACTCCCCTTACCCCAGCACAGGCACGCCCAGCACTCTTCGCCTATAATGGCGATGTATATGAAGGACTCGATGCCTACACCCTTACCATACCACAAATCAATAAGTTACAACAGTCCCTACGCATCCTCTCAGGGCTGTACGGACTCCTAAAACCCTTAGATCTTATCCTCCCTTACCGCCTCGAAATGAGCATCAAGCTCCCCGTAGGCAGCGCCACCAATCTCTATACTTTTTGGCAAAACAAAATAACCCAAGCCCTTAATGATGAGCTTCAAGAAGGCGAACTCTTTATCAACCTCGCAAGTGATGAGTATTTCAAGGCTATCAATACCACCCAACTCAAAGTGCCCATCATTACTCCCGTATTCAAAGATTACAAAGGCGATACCCTCAAAGTCATTAGTTTCTACGCCAAAAAAGCACGCGGACGTATGGTGCGTTACATCGCCCAAAATAACATTCAATCCATCAATGATCTCAAAGGCTTCAATGCCGATGGCTATTCTTTTTCAGAACAACACTCCAGCGCCAATACCCTCGTCTTCATAAGGTAA